One segment of Shewanella piezotolerans WP3 DNA contains the following:
- a CDS encoding pyridoxal phosphate-dependent aminotransferase, with product MRPIIKSTKLDSVCYDIRGPVHKEARRLEDEGHRILKLNIGNPAPFGFEAPEEIVRDVILNLPSAQGYCESKGLFSARKAIVQHYQSQGIFGVDIEDIYIGNGVSELIVMAMQGLLNSDDEVLIPSPDYPLWTAAVHLSGGKAQHYRCDEESDWFPDIDDIKSKITPRTRGIVLINPNNPTGAVYSKELILEVIELCRQNDMILFSDEIYDKILYDDAEHIPSASLSTDILTVTFNGLSKVYRAAGFRVGWMMLTGNLKSAKSYIEGLDMLASMRLCANVPNQHAIQTALGGYQSIKELVQPGGRLRVQRDTCVEMLNQIPGISVVKPKGALYAFAKLDQKKFNLRDDERLVLDLLKEKKILLVQGTAFNWPEPDHLRVVFLPYKDELTKALGEFGEFLDGYKQ from the coding sequence ATGCGCCCCATTATCAAATCCACTAAATTGGACTCAGTCTGCTACGATATCCGTGGCCCAGTGCATAAAGAAGCGAGAAGATTAGAGGATGAAGGTCACCGGATCTTAAAACTCAATATCGGTAACCCTGCCCCCTTCGGATTTGAAGCGCCTGAAGAGATCGTTCGCGATGTTATTTTAAACCTGCCGAGTGCTCAGGGATATTGTGAATCCAAAGGTCTTTTTTCAGCCAGAAAGGCGATCGTTCAGCATTATCAATCCCAAGGGATTTTCGGCGTCGATATCGAAGATATCTATATCGGTAACGGTGTATCTGAACTAATAGTAATGGCAATGCAAGGCCTACTTAACAGTGATGATGAAGTGCTTATCCCCTCGCCTGATTACCCACTATGGACTGCAGCCGTGCACCTGTCAGGTGGTAAAGCACAACATTATCGCTGTGATGAAGAATCAGATTGGTTTCCAGATATTGATGACATAAAAAGTAAAATTACCCCACGTACTCGCGGTATTGTATTGATAAATCCAAACAATCCAACCGGAGCCGTTTATTCAAAAGAGCTGATTCTAGAAGTTATCGAGTTGTGCAGGCAAAACGACATGATTTTATTTAGTGATGAGATCTACGATAAAATCTTATACGACGACGCGGAGCATATTCCGTCGGCAAGTCTTTCGACTGACATTTTGACAGTCACTTTTAATGGTCTATCGAAAGTATACCGGGCTGCGGGCTTTCGTGTCGGTTGGATGATGCTTACTGGTAATTTAAAGTCAGCAAAAAGCTATATCGAAGGCTTAGACATGTTGGCATCGATGCGTTTGTGCGCCAACGTACCGAATCAACATGCCATACAAACTGCACTCGGTGGCTATCAAAGTATAAAAGAGCTAGTGCAACCTGGAGGACGCCTACGCGTACAGCGAGATACGTGTGTTGAGATGCTAAATCAGATCCCTGGGATCAGTGTCGTTAAACCAAAAGGCGCCCTCTATGCTTTCGCAAAACTCGATCAGAAAAAATTCAATTTACGCGATGACGAGCGGCTAGTGCTTGATCTGCTAAAAGAGAAAAAGATTCTTTTGGTTCAAGGTACTGCGTTTAACTGGCCAGAGCCTGATCATTTACGAGTAGTCTTTTTACCTTATAAAGATGAGTTAACCAAAGCACTGGGTGAATTTGGTGAGTTCCTTGATGGCTACAAGCAGTAA
- a CDS encoding anti-phage deoxyguanosine triphosphatase, whose protein sequence is MDITPWHERRLIEDKHRRNDHRSPYQRDRARILHSAAFRRLQAKTQVLGIGLNDFLPNSINLIRLKLAKLVPGCRAQLKQKHPEQNGLLDSMSLIESLCLAHDIGHPPFGHGGEVALNYMMRDHGGFEGNGQTFRILTRIEPYTEYYGMNLCRRTLLGILKYPAPYSLLYRKQPRKDVNHFRQLKPSQWPPVKGLFDDDLEILDWVLAPLSESDKAMFLSHQLIDGSAHRRTQYKSFDCSIMELADDIAYAVHDLEDAIVMGIVSREQWLIDVEDRLKQSKDDWIKNEFTTIGERLFSSKHHLRKDAIGTLVNGFVTAISITENTRFEEPLLRYNAALEAAFDEALEILKQFVYRYVIRKPEIQMLEYKGQQIVMELFEAFISDPERLLPINTQERWKEAQQQGLNCHRVIADYISGMTDEFAARLHQHLFSPKSGSMIELNREL, encoded by the coding sequence ATGGATATTACACCTTGGCATGAGAGACGTTTAATTGAAGATAAACACAGACGTAACGATCATCGTAGCCCCTATCAGCGAGATCGAGCTCGTATACTCCATTCAGCAGCGTTTAGGCGACTGCAAGCTAAGACGCAGGTGCTAGGTATTGGCCTCAATGACTTTCTACCGAACTCGATTAACCTCATTCGCTTGAAGTTAGCCAAATTGGTACCGGGATGCCGTGCTCAACTAAAACAGAAACACCCAGAACAAAACGGACTACTTGATTCCATGAGCTTGATAGAATCTTTGTGCCTGGCTCACGATATTGGCCACCCGCCCTTTGGTCATGGTGGTGAAGTGGCACTCAATTATATGATGCGTGACCATGGAGGCTTTGAAGGCAACGGGCAAACGTTTCGGATCCTAACGAGAATTGAACCCTATACCGAATATTATGGGATGAACCTTTGTCGACGTACACTGCTTGGAATACTTAAATACCCTGCCCCTTATAGTTTGCTTTACCGAAAACAACCTCGTAAGGATGTGAATCATTTTAGACAATTAAAGCCTTCACAATGGCCGCCAGTTAAAGGGCTATTTGATGATGATCTTGAGATCTTAGACTGGGTATTAGCGCCATTATCCGAATCTGATAAAGCGATGTTTCTTTCTCATCAGCTAATTGATGGCTCCGCCCATCGTAGAACCCAATATAAATCGTTCGATTGTTCGATTATGGAGCTGGCCGACGATATTGCCTATGCCGTTCATGATCTTGAAGATGCCATCGTCATGGGGATCGTCAGCCGAGAGCAGTGGTTAATAGATGTTGAGGATAGGCTGAAGCAAAGCAAGGATGATTGGATCAAAAATGAGTTCACTACTATAGGGGAACGACTATTTTCAAGTAAACACCACCTTCGTAAAGATGCCATTGGTACCCTAGTCAACGGATTTGTAACGGCGATATCAATTACTGAAAATACTAGGTTTGAAGAACCTCTGCTGCGCTATAACGCAGCATTAGAAGCCGCTTTTGATGAAGCGCTCGAAATACTCAAACAATTTGTTTACCGATACGTTATCCGAAAACCCGAAATACAGATGCTTGAATATAAAGGCCAGCAAATAGTCATGGAATTATTTGAAGCATTTATATCTGATCCAGAAAGGTTATTGCCAATCAACACTCAAGAGCGATGGAAAGAAGCCCAACAGCAAGGCTTAAACTGCCACAGAGTGATTGCTGACTATATCTCGGGAATGACAGATGAATTTGCAGCAAGGCTGCATCAGCACTTGTTTAGTCCGAAATCAGGGTCAATGATTGAGTTAAACCGCGAGCTTTAG
- the adhE gene encoding bifunctional acetaldehyde-CoA/alcohol dehydrogenase, translating into MTVTNEQELNNLVSRVVEAQRQFADYNQEQVDVIFRAAALAAADARISLAKMAASETRMGVLEDKVIKNHFASEYIYNKYKDEKTCGILSEDPTFGTITIAEPVGLICGIVPTTNPTSTAIFKALISLKTRNGIIFSPHPRAKNSTTTAAKIVLEAAVAAGAPKDIIGWIDEPSVALSNQLMTHADINLILATGGPGMVKAAYSSGKPAIGVGAGNTPIVIDETADIKRAVSSILMSKTFDNGVVCASEQAVVIVDEIYDVVKERFASHGGYVLNAVETTAMQDVILKNGGLNADIVGQSAANIAKMAGIDVHHSTKVLIGEVSNIDQAEAFAHEKLSPLLAMYRANDFEDAMDKAEALVTLGGIGHTSGLYTDQDTQVERVKTFGFRMKTARILINTPASQGGIGDLYNFKLAPSLTLGCGSWGGNSISENVGPSHLINKKMVAKRAENMLWHKLPSSIYFRRGSLPIALEELSEKKRALIVTDKYLFNNGYCDETIKILKSQGLETEVFYDVEADPTMQIVEQGAKVAHSFQPDVIIALGGGSPMDAAKIIWVMYEHPDVDFADLALRFMDIRKRIYKFPKLGKKAKMVAIPTTSGTGSEVTPFAVVTDEKTGMKYPIADYELTPNMAIVDPNLVMDMPKSLTAFGGIDAITHALEAYVSVMANEYSDGQALQALDLLFTHLPDSYEHGANAPLAREKVHNGATIAGIAFANAFLGICHSMAHKLGAEFHLAHGLANALLISNVIRFNATDMPTKQAAFSQYDRPKALCRYAKIAEYLKLEGTIGEGITDEEKVEALLKEIDVIKEKIGIPSSIQAAGVNEADFIAKLDELAEDAFDDQCTGANPRYPLIAELKQVLLASYYGNDYSDE; encoded by the coding sequence ATGACAGTTACTAACGAACAGGAACTCAATAATCTGGTAAGCAGAGTCGTTGAAGCTCAACGACAATTTGCCGATTATAACCAAGAACAAGTTGATGTGATCTTTAGAGCAGCAGCGCTTGCTGCAGCAGATGCTCGGATCTCGCTAGCAAAAATGGCGGCTTCAGAAACTAGAATGGGCGTACTCGAAGATAAAGTCATTAAAAACCACTTCGCCTCTGAGTATATCTACAACAAATACAAGGATGAGAAAACCTGTGGGATCTTATCTGAAGACCCTACCTTTGGTACCATCACGATTGCAGAACCGGTTGGATTAATCTGCGGTATCGTGCCCACCACGAATCCAACATCTACTGCGATATTTAAAGCATTAATCAGCCTAAAAACGCGTAATGGTATTATTTTTTCTCCTCATCCAAGAGCTAAAAACTCAACCACAACAGCTGCCAAAATAGTGTTAGAAGCCGCTGTAGCTGCTGGTGCGCCCAAAGACATTATAGGCTGGATAGATGAGCCTTCAGTCGCCCTTTCAAATCAATTAATGACCCATGCCGATATTAACCTTATATTAGCTACTGGCGGCCCAGGTATGGTCAAAGCTGCTTACTCTTCAGGGAAACCAGCTATTGGTGTTGGTGCCGGAAACACGCCGATTGTTATCGATGAAACGGCTGATATAAAACGCGCTGTCAGTTCTATATTGATGTCAAAAACCTTTGATAATGGTGTGGTCTGTGCTTCAGAGCAAGCCGTTGTCATTGTTGATGAGATCTATGATGTCGTCAAAGAACGTTTTGCCAGCCATGGAGGTTATGTACTTAATGCTGTTGAAACTACAGCTATGCAAGATGTTATCCTTAAAAATGGTGGTTTGAACGCCGATATTGTAGGACAAAGTGCCGCTAACATCGCAAAAATGGCGGGCATAGACGTTCATCACAGTACTAAGGTGCTAATTGGTGAAGTCAGCAATATCGACCAAGCAGAAGCCTTTGCTCATGAAAAATTATCGCCTCTTTTAGCCATGTATCGTGCAAATGATTTTGAAGATGCGATGGATAAAGCCGAAGCGTTAGTCACTCTTGGCGGTATTGGTCATACATCTGGCTTGTACACCGATCAAGATACTCAAGTTGAGCGCGTAAAAACATTTGGCTTTAGAATGAAAACTGCACGCATTCTAATTAATACTCCAGCATCACAAGGCGGCATCGGCGATCTTTACAATTTCAAACTCGCTCCCTCTTTAACGCTAGGTTGCGGTTCTTGGGGTGGAAACTCAATTTCAGAAAATGTAGGTCCAAGTCATCTAATTAACAAAAAAATGGTCGCTAAAAGGGCTGAGAATATGTTGTGGCACAAACTTCCATCATCTATTTACTTCCGCCGTGGTAGTTTGCCCATTGCTTTAGAGGAACTTTCAGAGAAGAAGCGTGCGCTTATCGTCACTGATAAGTATCTATTCAACAATGGATACTGTGATGAAACTATAAAAATCCTCAAAAGCCAAGGGTTAGAAACTGAAGTCTTCTACGATGTCGAAGCTGATCCAACGATGCAAATCGTTGAGCAAGGCGCTAAAGTTGCGCACAGTTTCCAACCAGACGTCATCATCGCTCTGGGTGGTGGTTCACCAATGGATGCAGCAAAAATTATATGGGTGATGTACGAACATCCAGACGTCGACTTTGCCGATCTTGCATTACGCTTTATGGATATCCGTAAACGTATCTACAAATTCCCTAAATTGGGTAAAAAAGCCAAGATGGTTGCGATACCCACAACGTCAGGAACGGGATCAGAAGTGACTCCTTTTGCTGTGGTCACAGACGAAAAAACGGGGATGAAGTACCCTATTGCCGATTATGAACTCACGCCTAACATGGCAATTGTTGATCCTAATTTAGTGATGGATATGCCGAAATCCCTAACGGCTTTTGGCGGTATTGATGCAATTACTCACGCACTTGAAGCCTATGTAAGTGTAATGGCAAACGAATACAGTGACGGCCAAGCTCTGCAAGCGCTAGACCTGCTATTCACTCATCTACCGGATTCTTATGAGCATGGAGCCAATGCCCCATTAGCCCGAGAGAAAGTACATAACGGCGCAACTATTGCGGGTATCGCATTTGCCAACGCATTCCTCGGTATCTGTCACTCTATGGCGCATAAGCTCGGCGCTGAGTTCCACTTAGCACACGGTCTTGCAAACGCGCTGCTTATTAGTAATGTTATTCGATTCAACGCGACAGACATGCCGACCAAGCAAGCAGCATTTAGTCAATACGATAGACCAAAAGCATTATGTCGCTATGCAAAAATAGCTGAGTACTTAAAACTTGAAGGCACCATCGGTGAAGGCATTACAGATGAAGAAAAAGTCGAGGCTCTACTTAAAGAAATTGATGTCATCAAGGAGAAGATTGGCATTCCAAGCTCAATCCAAGCTGCAGGCGTCAACGAAGCCGACTTCATCGCAAAACTAGATGAACTCGCTGAAGATGCATTTGATGATCAGTGCACTGGGGCTAACCCTCGTTACCCACTTATTGCAGAACTGAAGCAGGTTTTACTAGCAAGCTACTACGGTAATGATTACAGCGATGAATAA
- a CDS encoding malate synthase G: protein MTQYIQIGGLKVATELAELVKAEICQDIGISAETVWTKFEELIAEFAPINRRLLEKREQLQHQLDEWHVGHKGQDFNLESYKSFLTDIGYLVPEGETFSISTENVDTEITDQAGPQLVVPVKNARFALNAANARWGSLYDALYGTDAISESNGAELTKTYNPQRGAKVIAFAKQHLDTAAPLIQASHADVTKYWIEGDQLKVSLENGVETQLANPERFAGYKGAAKSPEAILLKNNGLHIEIQIDAVSLIGQSDKAGVSDLLVEAAVTTIMDCEDSVAAVDAEDKVEIYRNWLGLMQGNLTATLAKNGKDIVRELNDDRSYTAANGQQLVLPGRSLLFVRNVGHLMTINAVLDQHGEEVPEGILDGMFTVLAALHDIKGHNNNRSNSRKGSINIVKPKMHGPEEVKFTCELFTKIEDALKLARNTIKVGIMDEERRTTVNLKECIREASERVVFINTGFLDRTGDEIHTSMQAGPFVAKSKMKQQKWIAAYEDWNVDIGLECGLQGRSQIGKGMWPMPDEMAAMLEQKIGHPLAGANTAWVPSPNGAVLHSTHYHKINVKDVQNELQNRDRASLDDLLTIPLMAEPSELSSELKAFELENNAQGILGYVVRWIDQGVGCSKVPDINNVGLMEDRATLRISSQHLANWLTHGICTEEEVMTALKKMAAIVDEQNKGDSRYINMSPSFDGIAFKAACDLVFKGTTQPSGYTEPLLHAYRIKAKALAL, encoded by the coding sequence ATGACTCAATATATTCAAATTGGCGGTTTAAAGGTTGCTACAGAATTAGCTGAGCTGGTCAAAGCTGAGATTTGTCAAGATATTGGGATCTCGGCAGAAACTGTATGGACAAAGTTTGAAGAACTTATAGCTGAATTTGCACCTATTAACCGTCGCTTATTGGAAAAGAGAGAGCAGCTTCAACATCAACTTGATGAATGGCATGTTGGCCATAAGGGGCAAGACTTTAACTTAGAGTCGTACAAAAGTTTCTTAACTGATATCGGTTATTTAGTGCCGGAAGGGGAAACATTCTCAATCAGTACTGAAAATGTAGATACAGAAATCACTGACCAGGCAGGTCCACAACTTGTGGTGCCGGTTAAAAATGCCCGTTTTGCTCTAAACGCTGCTAATGCACGTTGGGGTAGCCTATACGATGCATTATACGGTACTGATGCGATATCAGAGTCAAATGGTGCCGAACTAACCAAAACCTATAACCCTCAACGCGGCGCTAAAGTGATCGCTTTTGCAAAGCAGCACCTTGATACGGCAGCACCACTAATTCAAGCCTCTCATGCCGATGTAACCAAATATTGGATTGAAGGTGATCAATTAAAGGTATCCCTTGAGAATGGAGTAGAAACACAACTTGCTAACCCCGAGCGCTTTGCGGGTTATAAGGGAGCGGCCAAATCACCTGAAGCAATTTTACTTAAGAACAATGGCCTACATATAGAGATCCAAATAGATGCAGTGAGTCTAATTGGCCAAAGTGATAAGGCGGGGGTCAGTGATCTTTTAGTTGAGGCAGCTGTGACTACCATTATGGATTGTGAAGACTCTGTGGCTGCGGTTGATGCTGAAGATAAAGTCGAGATCTACCGTAATTGGCTTGGTTTAATGCAAGGCAATTTGACTGCAACGCTTGCTAAAAACGGCAAAGATATTGTTCGAGAGCTTAATGATGACAGAAGCTATACCGCAGCAAATGGACAGCAATTAGTATTACCTGGTCGTAGTTTATTGTTTGTCCGTAACGTTGGTCACTTAATGACAATCAATGCAGTATTAGATCAGCATGGTGAAGAGGTTCCTGAGGGGATCTTAGATGGCATGTTTACCGTACTAGCAGCGCTACATGATATAAAAGGTCATAATAACAATCGCAGTAACAGCCGCAAGGGCTCAATTAACATAGTAAAGCCTAAGATGCATGGGCCTGAAGAGGTAAAGTTTACTTGTGAGTTGTTCACTAAAATTGAAGATGCGTTAAAGCTGGCCCGTAACACAATTAAAGTCGGCATTATGGATGAAGAGCGCCGCACAACGGTCAATCTGAAAGAGTGTATTCGTGAAGCCTCTGAAAGAGTGGTATTTATTAATACTGGATTTTTAGATAGGACTGGCGACGAGATCCACACGTCAATGCAAGCAGGTCCATTTGTTGCGAAATCTAAAATGAAACAGCAAAAGTGGATTGCAGCCTATGAAGATTGGAATGTTGATATTGGCTTGGAGTGTGGCCTGCAGGGACGTTCGCAAATTGGTAAAGGCATGTGGCCAATGCCTGATGAAATGGCTGCAATGCTTGAGCAAAAGATTGGTCATCCGTTGGCTGGTGCGAATACTGCTTGGGTTCCGTCTCCCAATGGTGCGGTTTTACATTCTACTCACTATCACAAAATTAATGTAAAGGATGTGCAGAATGAATTGCAAAATCGTGACAGAGCAAGTTTAGATGACCTACTTACCATCCCACTTATGGCAGAGCCATCTGAGCTATCCTCAGAGTTAAAGGCTTTTGAGTTGGAAAACAATGCACAAGGAATATTGGGCTATGTCGTCCGTTGGATTGACCAAGGCGTAGGTTGTTCCAAGGTACCTGATATTAATAATGTGGGATTGATGGAAGATAGGGCAACATTAAGGATCTCTTCTCAGCATTTAGCGAATTGGTTAACACACGGCATATGCACCGAAGAAGAAGTCATGACCGCGCTTAAAAAGATGGCTGCAATTGTTGATGAGCAAAACAAAGGTGATAGTCGCTACATTAATATGTCTCCTAGTTTCGATGGCATCGCATTTAAAGCGGCTTGCGATCTAGTATTTAAAGGAACCACTCAGCCTTCTGGTTACACCGAGCCTTTATTACATGCTTATCGCATAAAGGCTAAAGCTTTAGCACTTTAG
- the yfbR gene encoding 5'-deoxynucleotidase, whose translation MSHLFAHLARMKLIQRWPLMYNVRTENVQEHSLQVAMVAHSLAIISNKKFDGNYDPNQAATIAIFHDASEILTGDLPTPVKYFNKEIEAEYKKIEAIAEHRLLEMVPEEFKEDYQALLTSEYADSQYKTLVKSADTLCAYLKCLEERRAGNTEFNTAQKRLEQSLKNDPNPAVNYFTECFIPSFTLDLDDINKLL comes from the coding sequence ATGAGCCATTTATTTGCCCACTTAGCTAGAATGAAATTAATTCAACGCTGGCCACTTATGTACAACGTAAGAACTGAAAACGTGCAAGAACATTCCCTTCAAGTTGCTATGGTAGCCCATTCACTTGCCATTATTAGCAACAAAAAATTTGATGGCAACTATGACCCCAACCAAGCAGCTACGATAGCTATCTTTCATGATGCTAGCGAGATCCTTACCGGCGACCTTCCAACACCAGTAAAATACTTCAACAAAGAGATCGAAGCTGAATACAAAAAAATCGAGGCCATTGCTGAGCACCGTTTACTAGAAATGGTGCCTGAAGAATTTAAAGAAGACTATCAGGCCCTGTTAACCAGTGAATATGCAGACAGCCAATATAAAACACTAGTAAAGTCAGCTGATACACTTTGTGCTTACCTAAAGTGCCTAGAAGAGCGTCGGGCTGGAAATACTGAATTTAATACTGCGCAGAAGCGATTAGAGCAGAGTCTTAAAAACGATCCTAATCCAGCGGTAAACTATTTCACTGAATGTTTCATCCCAAGCTTCACTCTTGATTTGGATGATATCAATAAGTTGCTATAA
- a CDS encoding YchE family NAAT transporter yields the protein MDLTLYVKFFLGLIAIINPFGLLPVFVSLTSHQTEVERNQTGKIANFAVVVILLVTIFAGQHILNLFSISLSAFRIAGGSLICIIAMSMLQGKLGEVKRNKEEDREASGMESVAVVPLALPLMAGPGAISSVIVSAAEHNTLENLIGMSITVILFGLLSFSLFRMAPLIFKVLGNTGINVITRLMGLLMLSIGIEVIGAGIKGLFPGVMA from the coding sequence TTGGATTTAACTCTTTATGTAAAGTTTTTCTTAGGGTTAATTGCGATCATCAATCCATTCGGATTGTTGCCGGTTTTTGTAAGTTTAACTAGCCATCAAACTGAAGTTGAACGTAATCAAACTGGAAAGATCGCAAATTTTGCGGTTGTTGTGATTTTGCTGGTCACTATTTTTGCTGGTCAACATATATTAAATCTGTTCAGTATCTCTCTATCCGCTTTTAGAATTGCCGGAGGTTCACTTATTTGTATTATCGCGATGTCGATGTTGCAAGGTAAATTAGGTGAGGTAAAACGTAACAAAGAGGAAGACCGTGAAGCATCTGGAATGGAGTCAGTTGCTGTAGTACCGTTAGCGTTGCCATTAATGGCAGGTCCTGGCGCAATTAGTTCGGTAATCGTTTCGGCGGCAGAGCATAATACCTTGGAAAACCTGATTGGTATGTCTATCACAGTAATTTTATTTGGTTTATTGAGTTTTTCACTGTTTAGAATGGCACCTTTGATTTTTAAAGTGCTAGGTAACACAGGTATTAACGTTATTACTCGTTTGATGGGCTTGTTGATGTTATCTATTGGTATTGAAGTCATCGGTGCTGGTATTAAAGGTTTGTTCCCTGGTGTAATGGCCTAG
- the efp gene encoding elongation factor P, producing the protein MKTAHEVRPGNVIMLDGNPWVVLKTETSRSGRNAAVVKLKLKNVLLDSTTETSFKGEDKLDVIVLDRLDCTYSYFADPMYVFMDEEFNQYDVEAENLGDAAAYITDGMEDVCQVTFYEEKAISVELPIIVTREVTYTEPSARGDTSGKVMKPATIAGGSTLSVADFVKTGDMIEIDTRTNEFKKRV; encoded by the coding sequence ATGAAAACTGCTCATGAAGTCCGTCCTGGTAACGTGATCATGTTAGATGGCAACCCATGGGTTGTGCTAAAAACTGAAACAAGTCGCTCAGGCCGTAACGCTGCAGTGGTAAAGTTAAAGCTAAAGAACGTATTGCTTGACTCTACAACTGAAACATCATTCAAGGGTGAAGATAAGCTAGACGTTATTGTTCTAGATCGCCTTGATTGTACATATTCATACTTTGCTGATCCTATGTACGTATTTATGGACGAAGAATTCAATCAGTATGATGTTGAAGCTGAAAACTTGGGTGATGCAGCAGCTTACATTACTGATGGAATGGAAGATGTTTGCCAAGTGACTTTCTACGAAGAGAAAGCGATTTCTGTAGAACTCCCAATTATCGTTACCCGTGAAGTGACCTACACTGAGCCTTCAGCACGTGGTGATACTTCAGGTAAAGTAATGAAGCCTGCGACTATTGCTGGCGGTAGCACATTAAGTGTTGCAGATTTCGTTAAAACTGGCGATATGATCGAAATCGACACTCGCACAAACGAATTTAAGAAACGCGTTTAA
- the earP gene encoding elongation factor P maturation arginine rhamnosyltransferase EarP — translation MTSRVKTAMPLANWDIFCAVVDNYGDIGVTWRLAKQLTNEYPISVTLWVDDLTSFSHILPSLDPELTSQVHYGVKINLWSHPLPVSFNCPDVIIEAFACNLPDDVVQIMYDQHQAFKKNLSNIKAPVWLNLEYLSAESWVEGCHGLPSMQNNGLKKHFYFPGFTEKTGGLICEKGTLDRRKVWQSHLHYRMQLFDKLGLKDIASSDTVISVFSYETPALLALCNLWIQSKKPIHALIPKGRSLNCLQPLLPCSIEELKPGQQIKHGELTLHILPMTDQQGFDELLWSCDFNIVRGEDSFLRAQWAAKPFIWHIYPQEDDYHLIKLDAFLNLYCSDLSENTAHFYQKLNISFNTGNQEDTHKAWESLTCNMPELNKNAKQWPINTLNDTDLASRLVQFVKNS, via the coding sequence ATGACGAGTAGGGTAAAAACAGCAATGCCTTTGGCAAACTGGGATATCTTTTGTGCCGTTGTCGATAACTATGGCGATATCGGTGTCACTTGGCGTTTGGCCAAGCAACTTACAAATGAATACCCAATAAGCGTCACTCTCTGGGTTGACGACTTAACGAGTTTCTCCCATATCCTCCCTTCTCTCGATCCAGAGCTTACCAGCCAAGTTCACTATGGTGTGAAAATAAACCTCTGGAGTCACCCTTTACCAGTCAGTTTTAACTGCCCCGATGTCATCATTGAAGCATTTGCCTGTAATTTACCTGACGATGTTGTGCAAATCATGTATGACCAGCATCAAGCGTTTAAGAAAAATCTAAGCAACATTAAAGCACCAGTTTGGTTAAATCTTGAGTACCTCAGTGCTGAATCTTGGGTTGAGGGGTGTCATGGGCTACCGTCTATGCAAAATAACGGTTTGAAAAAGCACTTCTATTTCCCTGGATTTACCGAAAAGACTGGCGGCTTAATTTGTGAAAAAGGCACTCTTGATAGACGAAAAGTATGGCAAAGTCATCTACATTACCGCATGCAGTTATTTGACAAACTAGGCCTTAAAGATATTGCAAGTAGTGATACCGTCATCAGTGTTTTTAGCTATGAAACTCCAGCATTGCTAGCTCTATGCAATCTATGGATACAGAGTAAAAAGCCAATTCACGCTCTGATACCAAAAGGGCGCAGCTTAAATTGTTTACAGCCCTTGTTGCCCTGCTCTATCGAAGAGCTTAAACCCGGACAACAGATAAAACATGGAGAGCTAACCCTGCATATTTTACCAATGACTGACCAGCAAGGTTTTGACGAGCTGTTGTGGAGCTGTGATTTTAATATTGTACGTGGTGAAGACTCTTTTTTACGCGCCCAGTGGGCGGCTAAACCTTTTATTTGGCATATCTATCCTCAAGAAGATGATTATCACCTGATTAAATTAGATGCGTTTCTCAATTTGTACTGCAGTGATTTGTCCGAAAATACTGCCCATTTTTATCAAAAATTAAATATCTCGTTTAATACAGGTAACCAAGAAGATACGCATAAAGCATGGGAAAGTTTGACTTGTAACATGCCCGAACTCAATAAAAACGCCAAACAATGGCCAATTAACACATTAAATGATACAGATCTTGCTTCTCGACTAGTTCAATTCGTCAAAAATAGCTAA